A DNA window from Niabella yanshanensis contains the following coding sequences:
- a CDS encoding sugar MFS transporter yields MSTKKSLFVKDGVNYAAPFAAISALFFLWGIAHGLLDALDKNFQDMLHLKKWQSSLIQFHLYGAYAAMAIPAGLFMKKYGYKKGVIFGLLLFACGALIAAATAPAQSFVLFLLCLLIIGCGLATLETAANPYTTKLGPPETAERRINFSQSFNGLAWTIGPLIAIYIYGNRSHVEGEKMMSIVLPFALIGLAVLLVAFIFKRLKLPEITEEDENAAHGVHDASTAPGEAIEVSDPSDSRYITKKPLWQNRHFKLGVMAQACYVGAQTGVFSYLINFLTDDKDMHMEPRFDVADGPYFLSIGFALFMIGRISGSAMMKYFKPAKLLAFYSLAVCLLLPVIGAEIGWPSVIALYGVFFFMSIMFPTIFALAIRGLGPQTKRGAAFLVMSVAGGAVFPLLMGAIADTYGMATGFLVPIPLFIFILHYAVNGHKVRA; encoded by the coding sequence ATGAGTACTAAAAAATCGCTTTTTGTCAAAGACGGTGTTAACTATGCTGCTCCCTTTGCGGCTATCAGTGCGTTGTTTTTTCTTTGGGGTATAGCGCACGGGTTGCTTGATGCATTGGATAAGAACTTCCAGGATATGCTGCATTTAAAAAAATGGCAATCAAGCTTAATACAGTTTCATTTATATGGCGCTTATGCAGCTATGGCCATACCGGCTGGCTTATTCATGAAAAAGTATGGGTATAAGAAGGGCGTTATATTTGGGCTGCTTCTTTTTGCCTGCGGAGCTTTGATAGCGGCGGCTACCGCTCCGGCGCAGTCTTTCGTATTGTTTTTGCTTTGCCTGCTCATCATCGGCTGTGGTCTCGCTACGCTTGAAACAGCAGCTAATCCTTATACAACAAAACTGGGACCACCCGAAACCGCTGAACGTAGGATCAATTTTTCCCAGTCTTTTAATGGTCTTGCCTGGACGATTGGACCATTGATTGCTATCTATATTTACGGCAACCGAAGCCATGTAGAAGGCGAAAAAATGATGTCTATTGTGTTGCCTTTTGCGCTGATTGGCCTGGCGGTATTGTTGGTGGCATTTATCTTTAAACGTCTGAAGCTTCCTGAAATTACCGAAGAAGATGAAAATGCTGCCCACGGTGTTCATGATGCTTCAACAGCTCCGGGGGAGGCAATAGAGGTGTCAGACCCTTCCGATTCGAGATATATCACCAAGAAACCGTTATGGCAAAATCGTCATTTTAAATTAGGAGTTATGGCGCAGGCCTGCTATGTTGGAGCACAAACAGGTGTTTTCAGCTACCTTATTAATTTTCTCACAGATGATAAGGATATGCATATGGAGCCTCGTTTTGACGTAGCAGACGGTCCTTATTTCTTATCAATTGGCTTTGCATTGTTTATGATCGGGAGGATATCGGGCAGTGCCATGATGAAATATTTTAAACCCGCCAAACTGTTGGCATTTTATTCCCTGGCTGTATGTCTCTTATTGCCCGTAATAGGAGCTGAAATTGGATGGCCGTCCGTTATAGCCCTTTATGGCGTATTCTTTTTTATGTCCATCATGTTTCCCACGATCTTTGCCTTGGCCATTAGGGGCCTTGGTCCGCAAACCAAGCGGGGAGCAGCTTTTCTTGTTATGTCGGTTGCAGGCGGTGCAGTATTCCCACTGCTGATGGGCGCGATAGCCGATACTTACGGAATGGCTACAGGCTTTTTGGTACCCATTCCTCTGTTTATCTTTATTTTACACTACGCCGTTAACGGGCATAAAGTAAGAGCGTAA
- a CDS encoding DUF4185 domain-containing protein has product MIGNYSIGLLLLLTANEAFTQPLLFDTATCIARVTGASPSHETFKNPNSTHTAYNVGGTDLGIIWEIDKSRYGIFFGDTYGRHHFEPPIVKESDWRCNVLAFSKDLYLEDGLTIDGMAVDSIGNAKEIVPGRKDKSGNGDWTSIPTGAIQAKGAAYVHYMNVRHWNSSNWGTNYSALYRSKDKGMSWKPVSGVKFDANSNFGQVGYFKKDGYVYMIGTESGRQSAPRLARFKEKDIENQQAYEFWNGAAHIWVKGRETSATNLFDDATGELSFIYHKKSRKWILLYFNEKRYEICARYTSDLTGEWSAPRRIAHGRKYPKLYGSYIHPLSADQDAIYFLMSVWDPYNVFLMRSPIKY; this is encoded by the coding sequence ATGATTGGGAATTACAGTATCGGGCTATTATTGTTGCTAACAGCAAACGAAGCTTTTACACAGCCGCTACTATTTGACACGGCTACCTGTATTGCCAGGGTAACAGGCGCTTCACCTTCCCATGAGACATTTAAAAATCCTAATTCCACGCATACAGCCTATAATGTAGGAGGCACCGATCTGGGTATTATCTGGGAGATTGATAAAAGCAGGTATGGAATTTTTTTTGGAGACACGTATGGGCGACATCACTTTGAACCGCCTATAGTAAAAGAAAGCGATTGGAGATGTAATGTGCTGGCTTTTTCAAAAGATCTGTATCTGGAGGACGGGCTTACCATTGACGGTATGGCCGTGGATTCAATAGGAAATGCAAAAGAGATAGTGCCTGGCCGCAAAGATAAATCGGGCAATGGAGACTGGACCTCTATACCCACAGGAGCAATACAGGCCAAGGGAGCGGCCTATGTGCATTATATGAACGTGCGGCATTGGAACAGCTCTAACTGGGGTACCAATTATTCTGCACTCTACCGCTCCAAAGACAAGGGTATGAGCTGGAAGCCTGTGTCGGGCGTGAAGTTTGATGCGAACAGCAATTTTGGCCAGGTGGGATATTTTAAAAAAGACGGGTACGTATATATGATCGGCACCGAATCCGGCAGACAATCGGCTCCAAGACTGGCACGGTTTAAGGAAAAGGATATCGAAAACCAGCAGGCTTATGAGTTCTGGAATGGTGCAGCGCATATATGGGTCAAAGGCCGGGAGACCAGTGCTACCAATTTATTTGATGATGCTACAGGAGAGCTTTCTTTTATTTATCATAAAAAAAGCCGAAAATGGATACTACTCTATTTTAATGAAAAAAGATATGAGATCTGTGCCCGCTATACAAGCGATCTTACCGGTGAGTGGAGCGCTCCCCGGCGCATCGCCCATGGAAGAAAATACCCCAAACTATATGGGTCCTATATTCATCCGCTGTCAGCGGATCAGGATGCCATTTATTTTTTAATGTCGGTATGGGACCCTTATAATGTTTTCCTGATGCGGTCACCCATCAAATACTAA
- a CDS encoding glycoside hydrolase family protein: MINRLLLVWIVSLFTQTVRANNVNNVPKELQSFIKNIDVSTVHGAKPKISFKTVSKNLVYVSVIWQLKGVVAQDSVAIKIRPAFVPGFHWAPHLTPKENSIIAQHVFRAPAMLVSNANKVLVVVPDLDLLKKTNAVPWYMDMNAPKNYLELGMSKSRVEEHVLYVRDKGAVFPAGEAKLGFYLMVSDKSEDIQNPWRRPLQLMWSKWGAPLYQTGEPLHRADLEPYVKQTYNWAFNSWKPAVWQEFELNGKQVGAPVFIVNVTQSPNYKAPVDEREFRSVWNQAWFNSLRSAQGLYRYAKRTHNDTLQNLALKTKELALSFPQHRGLFKSVIATEMEEVIISGKKYRRSKGWDTKYFGNSNRNPFTWDAKQSPYHIADMSYTAYWMMVWYEELEKDERLIKYARDYADALVALQDNKGFFPAWLSLDTYQPMGYLDQSPETSLSVTFLLKMFKHTGKKEYLASAGKALDAVVKQIVPVGQWEDFETYWSCSRVGSQDWVGKKIPRNNMFKQNNFCIYWTAEALLEMYKTTGNRSYLQKGRRTLDELLMYQATWQPPYMAIRTLGGFGVMNADGEWNDSRQCLFAGLIIDYGKLLKSAEYVQRGLSALRASFTMMYTPLNLQTMKQWQAKWPFFGPQDYGFMMENYGHGGETNDSGLGIGEFTIYDWGNGAAAEAYNRLLDKYGPGIFIDK, from the coding sequence ATGATTAACCGGCTTCTCCTTGTATGGATAGTATCGCTGTTCACTCAAACAGTGCGCGCCAACAATGTAAATAACGTACCCAAAGAGCTGCAATCCTTTATAAAAAACATAGATGTCAGCACAGTTCATGGCGCTAAACCAAAAATTTCGTTTAAAACCGTCTCAAAAAACCTGGTATATGTTTCTGTAATATGGCAATTGAAGGGTGTGGTGGCGCAGGATAGCGTAGCCATAAAGATCAGGCCGGCATTTGTTCCGGGCTTTCACTGGGCACCCCATCTTACCCCAAAAGAAAACAGCATCATAGCCCAACATGTTTTCAGGGCGCCAGCCATGCTGGTATCGAATGCTAATAAGGTTCTCGTTGTTGTTCCGGACCTGGATTTATTGAAAAAAACAAATGCTGTTCCGTGGTACATGGATATGAACGCTCCGAAAAATTACCTGGAACTGGGCATGTCGAAAAGCAGGGTAGAAGAACATGTTTTGTATGTACGGGATAAAGGGGCTGTTTTTCCGGCGGGCGAGGCAAAGCTTGGGTTTTATTTAATGGTTTCGGATAAAAGTGAAGATATTCAAAATCCCTGGCGGCGTCCGTTGCAGCTGATGTGGAGTAAATGGGGCGCACCGCTCTACCAAACCGGGGAGCCGCTGCATAGAGCCGATCTCGAGCCTTACGTGAAACAGACCTATAACTGGGCCTTTAACAGTTGGAAGCCGGCTGTCTGGCAGGAATTTGAGCTAAACGGAAAACAGGTGGGCGCACCCGTATTTATCGTAAACGTTACGCAAAGTCCCAATTATAAGGCGCCGGTTGATGAACGGGAGTTCCGCTCTGTCTGGAACCAGGCCTGGTTCAACTCTTTACGATCGGCACAGGGCTTATACCGGTATGCGAAGCGAACCCATAATGACACGTTGCAAAACCTTGCTTTAAAAACAAAGGAGCTGGCTCTTTCTTTTCCGCAGCACAGGGGACTTTTTAAAAGTGTGATTGCAACAGAAATGGAAGAGGTAATTATAAGCGGGAAAAAGTATCGCCGTTCCAAAGGATGGGACACAAAATATTTTGGAAACTCTAACCGTAACCCTTTTACCTGGGACGCAAAGCAATCGCCTTACCATATTGCTGATATGAGCTATACGGCTTACTGGATGATGGTCTGGTATGAAGAGTTGGAAAAGGATGAACGGCTAATAAAATATGCGCGGGACTATGCAGATGCGTTGGTAGCGCTGCAGGACAATAAAGGATTCTTTCCTGCCTGGCTGAGCCTGGATACCTACCAGCCCATGGGCTATTTGGACCAGTCGCCCGAAACCAGTCTCTCGGTTACCTTTTTGCTAAAGATGTTTAAGCATACCGGTAAAAAAGAATACCTGGCGAGCGCGGGGAAGGCGTTGGACGCAGTTGTTAAACAGATTGTTCCGGTAGGTCAGTGGGAAGATTTTGAAACTTATTGGTCCTGTAGCAGGGTAGGAAGCCAGGACTGGGTGGGTAAGAAGATACCACGCAACAATATGTTTAAGCAAAATAATTTTTGCATTTACTGGACTGCTGAAGCGCTATTAGAAATGTACAAGACAACCGGCAACAGATCGTATCTGCAAAAAGGCCGGCGTACACTCGATGAATTGCTGATGTACCAGGCCACCTGGCAACCGCCTTATATGGCCATACGTACGCTGGGTGGCTTTGGGGTAATGAATGCCGATGGTGAGTGGAACGATTCGCGTCAGTGTCTTTTTGCAGGATTGATAATCGATTACGGAAAATTGTTGAAGAGCGCTGAATATGTACAAAGAGGACTTTCGGCATTGCGCGCTTCTTTTACCATGATGTATACGCCACTCAACCTTCAAACCATGAAACAGTGGCAGGCAAAATGGCCTTTCTTTGGTCCGCAGGACTATGGTTTCATGATGGAAAATTATGGTCATGGGGGAGAAACCAACGACTCAGGGTTAGGTATCGGGGAGTTCACTATTTATGATTGGGGTAACGGAGCCGCAGCAGAAGCTTACAACAGATTACTTGATAAATATGGACCTGGTATTTTCATCGATAAGTAG
- a CDS encoding GH116 family glycosyl hydrolase, producing the protein MANRRSFLKKMGAGSIAALATPVLQPLPENPGSSGKKKQNLVTGTGDRVYHGDRLSRIAFPLGGTGAGMFCIEGTGAISHMSVRNNPEMFFEPAMFAALNIKNIANGTRVLEGPVPSWKKFGQRDAGLGGTGGATWGLARFKDVAFEAQFPFATVSLRDDSLPVKAAIKAWSPFIPGDEDQSGMPIAGLEYSFENTSKMAVEGTFSYNSRNFMHQGEVINSIKPIKNGFILSSSGSEKFPERQGDFAIFTDAADTTVDHCWFRGGWFDGLTMIWNQLESGAVAGNPAAERDAPGASLFVPFSLKPGEKKVIKLLMCWYVPNTKLQFGEMDPQFKEKIGKDPLLQFHKPWYSSRFSNINEVADFWKSNYEKLYKKTQLFTKAFYNSTLPAEVIEAVAANLTILKSPTVLRQYDGRFWTWEGCGDNWGSCHGSCTHVWNYAQAVPHLFPALERSLRETEFNENQNADGHQVFRSNLPISPTTHHFHSAVDGQLGGIMKIYRDWRISGDDQWMRNLYPKVKKSLDYCIKTWDPDRKGVIEEPHHNTYDIEFWGPTGFATTFYLGALNAIITTGKYLKEEVATYEKLLQKGKSYLETKLFNGEYFIQDIQYEHLKAANPATAQSFGGEYSQEAVALLKKEGPKYQYGKGCLSDGVLGSWLAVMCGLEDVVDASMIVSHLRSVHRYNLKKSLTDHSNPQRPSFALGNDGGLLLCTWPKEGKLSLPFVYSNEVWTGIEYQAASHLMRMGEVQKGLDIVRACRARYNGSVRNPFNEYECGHWYARALSSYGLLQGLTGVRYDAVTKTLTIDSKVGDFVSFIATATGFGNVVYKNKKAVVNVAQGRIVVDNLVVKNS; encoded by the coding sequence ATGGCAAACAGGAGATCTTTTTTAAAAAAAATGGGCGCCGGTAGTATTGCGGCATTGGCAACCCCGGTATTGCAACCACTGCCGGAAAATCCGGGGTCATCCGGTAAAAAAAAGCAGAACCTTGTAACGGGTACGGGCGACAGGGTTTACCACGGAGATCGATTGAGTAGAATAGCATTTCCGTTGGGAGGAACAGGCGCAGGTATGTTCTGTATAGAAGGAACAGGTGCTATATCGCATATGTCCGTAAGAAACAACCCCGAGATGTTTTTTGAGCCCGCCATGTTTGCGGCATTGAATATAAAAAATATAGCTAACGGCACCAGGGTTTTGGAAGGTCCGGTTCCTTCCTGGAAGAAGTTTGGCCAGAGAGATGCGGGTTTGGGTGGTACAGGCGGCGCTACCTGGGGCCTGGCGAGGTTTAAGGATGTTGCGTTCGAAGCCCAGTTTCCCTTTGCTACCGTTTCGCTGCGTGATGACAGCCTGCCTGTAAAAGCCGCTATTAAAGCCTGGAGCCCGTTTATTCCTGGTGACGAGGATCAATCGGGTATGCCAATAGCGGGGTTGGAATATAGTTTTGAAAATACAAGCAAAATGGCAGTTGAGGGAACCTTCTCCTATAACAGCAGGAACTTTATGCACCAGGGAGAAGTAATCAATTCGATAAAGCCAATAAAGAACGGGTTCATACTTTCATCATCTGGTTCTGAAAAATTTCCGGAAAGGCAGGGCGACTTCGCCATATTTACGGATGCCGCTGATACAACAGTAGATCATTGCTGGTTCAGGGGTGGCTGGTTTGACGGACTTACCATGATATGGAATCAACTGGAAAGCGGCGCTGTTGCAGGCAACCCTGCCGCAGAAAGGGATGCGCCGGGCGCATCCCTGTTTGTGCCGTTTAGTTTAAAGCCGGGTGAAAAGAAAGTTATTAAGCTGCTGATGTGCTGGTATGTACCCAATACGAAACTTCAATTCGGAGAGATGGATCCTCAGTTTAAAGAGAAAATCGGAAAAGACCCCCTTCTGCAGTTTCATAAACCCTGGTATAGCAGCCGGTTTTCCAATATTAATGAAGTAGCTGATTTTTGGAAATCGAATTATGAAAAACTGTATAAAAAGACTCAATTATTTACAAAAGCTTTTTACAATAGCACGCTTCCCGCAGAAGTAATAGAAGCGGTGGCCGCCAATCTTACCATTCTGAAATCTCCAACGGTACTCAGGCAATACGATGGCAGATTCTGGACCTGGGAAGGATGCGGCGATAACTGGGGGAGCTGTCACGGATCGTGTACCCATGTGTGGAATTATGCGCAGGCCGTTCCGCATTTGTTTCCGGCATTGGAACGGTCGCTGCGGGAAACAGAGTTTAATGAGAACCAGAATGCCGATGGGCACCAGGTGTTCCGCTCCAATTTGCCCATCTCTCCAACCACCCATCATTTCCATTCGGCGGTAGACGGCCAGTTAGGAGGTATTATGAAAATATACCGGGACTGGAGAATTTCAGGAGACGATCAGTGGATGCGCAATCTGTATCCTAAAGTAAAAAAGAGCTTAGATTATTGTATCAAAACATGGGATCCGGATAGAAAAGGCGTTATTGAAGAGCCGCATCATAATACCTATGATATAGAATTTTGGGGACCTACCGGCTTTGCTACTACCTTTTACCTGGGCGCATTAAATGCCATAATAACTACTGGTAAATACCTGAAGGAAGAGGTAGCGACCTACGAAAAATTATTACAGAAAGGGAAAAGCTATCTCGAAACCAAACTGTTCAACGGGGAATACTTTATCCAGGATATCCAATATGAACATTTAAAAGCGGCTAACCCCGCCACTGCTCAGTCTTTCGGAGGGGAATATTCACAGGAGGCCGTAGCCTTACTAAAGAAAGAAGGTCCTAAATACCAATATGGAAAGGGGTGCTTGTCTGACGGTGTGCTGGGCTCCTGGCTGGCGGTGATGTGTGGATTGGAGGATGTGGTAGATGCTTCGATGATAGTAAGCCACCTGCGCTCTGTTCATCGATATAACCTGAAAAAAAGTTTGACAGATCATAGTAACCCACAACGGCCCAGCTTTGCCCTTGGTAACGACGGCGGCTTATTGCTTTGCACCTGGCCAAAGGAAGGAAAACTCTCTTTGCCCTTTGTTTACAGTAACGAAGTGTGGACGGGGATCGAGTACCAGGCGGCGTCACATTTAATGAGAATGGGAGAAGTACAAAAAGGATTGGATATCGTGAGGGCCTGCAGAGCACGCTACAACGGCTCCGTTCGTAATCCCTTTAATGAATACGAATGCGGGCATTGGTATGCCAGGGCGTTATCCAGTTATGGGCTGCTACAAGGGTTGACCGGAGTACGATATGATGCGGTTACCAAAACACTCACTATTGATTCGAAAGTTGGCGACTTTGTTTCCTTTATTGCCACAGCCACCGGATTTGGTAATGTGGTATATAAAAATAAAAAGGCAGTTGTAAATGTAGCGCAGGGCCGGATTGTTGTTGATAATTTGGTGGTGAAGAACAGTTGA
- a CDS encoding L-fucose isomerase, producing MAVKTKKKSNNYPKIGIRPIIDGRLGGIRESLEETTMNMARAVAALYTKELKYPDGSPVQCVIADTTIGGVKEAAACAEKFAASNVGVSLSVTPCWCYGSETMDMNPLVPKAIWGFNGTERPGAVYLAATLAAHNQKGLPCFGIYGKDVQDMGDTTIPGDVRDKLLNFARAGMAVAIMKGHSYLAIGSVSMGIAGSIVDPQFFQEYLGMRNEYVDSSEILRRIQLNIFDPEEYKKAIAWVKQNCKEGKDYNRKEKIKSRKEKDRDWEFVTKMTMIIRDLMEGNPKLAEMGYAEEGQGHNAIVSGFQGQRQWTDFLPDGDFSEAMLNSSFDWNGIRNPYMVATENDCYNGVSMLFNYLLTNTAQIFADVRTYWSPDATERVSGWKPDGRAADGFIHLINSGSATLDGTGQQTKDGKPAMKPFWEIKQKEADACLAATTWSPSNRDYMRGGGYSSTFLTKGEMPVTMCRLNLVKGQGPVLQIAEGYTIDLPDEVHNTLNERTDRIWPTTWFVPNLTGLGPFKDVYSVMANWGANHGAISYGHIGDQLITLASMLRIPVAMHNVNPDVIFRPSAWGAFGMDGEGADYRACQVYGPLYK from the coding sequence ATGGCAGTAAAAACGAAAAAGAAGAGCAATAACTATCCTAAAATTGGCATTCGTCCGATCATCGACGGAAGGTTAGGTGGTATAAGAGAGTCATTGGAAGAAACCACTATGAATATGGCCAGGGCCGTGGCCGCCTTATATACGAAGGAATTGAAATACCCTGATGGTTCACCGGTGCAATGTGTGATCGCAGATACAACCATTGGCGGTGTTAAAGAAGCTGCGGCCTGTGCTGAAAAGTTCGCGGCCAGCAATGTGGGCGTTTCCTTATCTGTAACACCCTGCTGGTGCTACGGATCGGAGACAATGGATATGAACCCGCTCGTGCCAAAAGCAATCTGGGGATTTAATGGAACCGAGCGCCCCGGCGCGGTATACCTGGCGGCTACTTTAGCGGCGCATAACCAGAAGGGCTTGCCCTGCTTCGGCATTTATGGGAAAGATGTGCAGGATATGGGTGATACAACGATCCCTGGTGATGTAAGAGATAAACTGCTCAATTTTGCCCGCGCGGGTATGGCAGTGGCCATTATGAAGGGCCACTCTTATCTTGCTATCGGATCAGTATCGATGGGTATTGCAGGCTCTATCGTCGACCCGCAGTTCTTCCAGGAATACCTGGGCATGCGTAATGAGTATGTAGATTCTTCTGAAATACTAAGAAGAATACAGCTGAATATTTTCGACCCTGAAGAATACAAAAAAGCTATAGCCTGGGTTAAGCAAAATTGTAAAGAAGGCAAGGATTATAACCGCAAGGAAAAAATAAAATCCAGAAAAGAAAAAGACAGGGACTGGGAGTTTGTGACCAAGATGACCATGATCATCCGCGACCTGATGGAAGGTAATCCGAAGCTGGCTGAGATGGGTTATGCAGAAGAAGGGCAGGGGCATAACGCAATTGTATCCGGTTTCCAGGGGCAGCGTCAATGGACGGACTTCTTACCGGACGGCGATTTTTCAGAAGCCATGCTGAACTCTTCTTTTGATTGGAACGGTATCCGGAACCCTTACATGGTAGCAACAGAAAATGATTGTTATAATGGTGTGTCCATGTTATTCAACTACCTGCTCACCAATACGGCACAGATCTTTGCCGATGTGCGCACCTATTGGAGCCCGGATGCAACCGAGCGCGTATCGGGATGGAAGCCTGACGGAAGAGCAGCAGACGGTTTTATCCACCTCATCAATTCAGGCTCCGCTACATTAGACGGAACCGGGCAGCAAACGAAAGATGGGAAACCTGCGATGAAGCCCTTCTGGGAGATTAAGCAAAAAGAAGCGGATGCCTGCCTGGCAGCTACCACCTGGAGCCCCTCCAACAGGGACTATATGCGTGGCGGGGGATATTCTTCTACCTTCCTCACAAAGGGTGAAATGCCGGTTACCATGTGCCGTTTGAATTTAGTAAAAGGCCAGGGACCCGTTCTGCAGATAGCAGAAGGTTATACGATCGACTTACCGGATGAAGTACATAATACGCTGAATGAGCGCACCGACCGCATCTGGCCCACTACCTGGTTTGTTCCTAACCTGACAGGTCTGGGTCCGTTTAAAGATGTATATTCTGTGATGGCAAACTGGGGGGCCAACCATGGTGCCATCAGTTACGGGCATATAGGCGACCAACTGATTACATTGGCGTCTATGTTACGTATACCGGTGGCTATGCATAATGTAAACCCTGATGTCATATTCCGTCCGTCCGCATGGGGCGCTTTTGGCATGGATGGAGAAGGCGCTGATTACAGGGCTTGCCAGGTTTACGGTCCTTTGTATAAATAG